The Psilocybe cubensis strain MGC-MH-2018 chromosome 7, whole genome shotgun sequence genome has a window encoding:
- a CDS encoding Protein HGH1-like protein (Protein HGH1 homolog) codes for MDTQLRELFPFLRDRNPQVRQIALENLLPQTVKGAPHRDIFFSGLSSGGLQKPKESDVIRDLKVLCRDQLSVAHDAFRALVNLSDSPLMIAPLSEQSFISFIASYIINPHSILADLASMLLSNLTAATTACSILLTLKVPVIPDSRLSNNTYPVESRCGSCPAPVPYPSADQKEVMALPLLIDAFVEGAQIVESGDLSKRTRKAELHFLANVFANMTVSPIGRNYFLSPQPTTVSKPNQPLEYPLAKLVAFTQHKDKIRRGGVASSIKNCAFNARGHKAILSPESVLVAVPPSKETAPGIDALPNLLLPLAGPEEFDLDDQEKLLEPLQFLPSTKTREPDATIRLTHVETLLLLCHTRWGRDYQREHGVYQIVRAAHENETVDKISEHIERLVQLIQGEEPKIALAEEDEFNELENAPQAQMGSAPESESVKPAEDSDDEDMRIEEI; via the exons AGGCAGATAGCCCTGGAAAATTTGCTACCCCAAACAGTCAAAGGGGCACCTCACAGAGACATATTTTTTTCTGGGCTCTCGTCTGGGGGATTACAAAAGCCCAAAGAGAGTGATGTGATCCGAGATCTCAAGGTTTTATGCAGGGATCAGTTG AGCGTCGCCCATGATGCCTTCAGGGCGTTGGTCAATCTATCTGACTCACCTCTGATGATCGCACCGCTCTCAGAGCAATCCTTTATCAGTTTCATTGCCTCATATATTATT AACCCTCATTCAATCCTCGCCGATCTTGCATCGATGCTCCTCTCCAATTTAACTGCAGCCACGACGGCGTGTTCCATCCTCCTTACACTAAAAGTACCAGTTATTCCGGATAGTCGGCTTTCAAATAACACCTATCCAGTCGAGTCAAGATGTGGTTCATGTCCTGCTCCGGTTCCGTATCCTAGTGCAGATCAAAAGGAAGTGATGGCCTTACCTCTCTTGATCGACGCTTTTGTCGAGGGCGCGCAGATAGTGGAATCCGGTGATCTTTCTAAACGAACGAGAAAGGCTGAACTTCACTTTTTGGCAAACGTCTTTGCAAATATGACAGTG TCACCAATCGGGAGAAACTACTTCCTATCCCCCCAGCCCACCACGGTGTCAAAGCCAAACCAGCCTCTTGAATATCCTTTGGCCAAACTCGTCGCTTTCACTCAACATAAAGACAAGATACGCCGAGGCGGTGTTGCATCTTCCATCAA AAATTGCGCTTTCAATGCCCGTGGTCACAAAGCCATCCTGAGTCCAGAGTCAGTACTTGTTGCTGTCCCTCCTTCAAAGGAAACTGCTCCCGGAATCGATGCCTTGCCTAACCTTCTTCTGCCTCTTGCTGGCCCTGAAGAGTTCGATCTCGAT GATCAAGAGAAGCTTCTCGAACCTCTCCAATTTTTACCATCAACGAAAACGCGCGAACCTGACGCTACAATCCGATTAACCCATGTTGAAActttgctgctgctttgTCACACTCGCTGGGGACGAGACTATCAACGAGAACATGGTGTTTACCAAATTGTGCGGGCAGCCCACGAAAACGAGACCGTTGACAAG ATTTCTGAGCATATCGAACGCCTCGTCCAACTCATCCAAGGAGAGGAACCAAAGATTGCGCTTGCcgaagaagacgaatttAACGAACTCGAAAACGCTCCACAGGCCCAGATGGGATCTGCACCGGAATCCGAGTCCGTGAAGCCTGCTGAAGActctgatgatgaagatatgCGAATCGAGGAGATTTGA